The sequence below is a genomic window from Cyanobacterium stanieri LEGE 03274.
CATACATTCCCGAGTTTGTTCCAAAGAAAGACACTCCTTATCCTGTCTTCGATAAGCCCATTGGGTGCATCCGTTGGTAATTTCTAAAGCCCTTAAAAAAGCTAATTTATCGAGATCTTCGGCACTAATTTTCTGCCACTGTTCAAGATAATTAATTACCTGTTGTTTAAACCTTTCTTCATCTTGGTTAAAATAGGATTTTAACTCCTCTATTTGTGCTAATTTCTGCCAATTTATATTCATTTTTTATTGTAGTATTTAATTGAGATCAATTTTAGTTGGATAAATCCACAAAAACCCTTTCCCCTGCACTTAATCCGCTCAAAATTTGAGTTTGATCATTAACCGATATACCGATGGTTACGGGGCGAAATTCAGGCTCATTATTGTCATCCGGTACCATTACCCCGGTTTCTCCATCTTCGGTAACAATGGCCACGGTAGGTACTGTAACGGCGCTGTTTAGTTGTTCTCCTAAAAATGTTACTTCCACATTCATCCTAGATAACAATTTTTCCTGTTGTTCGGGAATAGCAATGGTGACTTCAAAGGAGGTGACATTTTGTTCAACGATCGCTTCAGGGGCTATCTTTTGTACTACACCTTGAAATACTTGATCGGGATAAGCATCGGCAACGATTTCCACGGGTTGCCCAAGGGCTATTTGACTAAGATCGATTTCTGGAACTTTGGCAACTATTTCTAAACCCCTAGCGAGGGCAATAATGGAACTCGAGGTAGCTGAGGAGGTTGCAGAAGCGGAGGTGGTGGGGGTAACAAAAGCGCCTTCGGAGGCAAATTTTTGGGTGACGATACCATCAAAGGGGGCGGTAATGAAGGTATCTTGAAATTGAATTTCAGCTATTTTTAAGTTAGCTTGGGCGGCCTGAATGTTGGCCTGGAGGCGCTCTAATTCGGCATCTCCCCTTACTTGTCTTTCTTGGATAGATGCTTGTATCTCGGCGACATTGGCTTCTAAGCGTCTGATTTCTGGTTCGGCGGTGGTTTCTACTTCTTGAATTCTTTGGACTATTTCTTGGATTTGGGCTTGGAGGGATAAATATTCACTGGCAATGCCATCAAATTCGTCTTGGGAAATAACCCCTTCTTCTAGTAGGGCTTGATTTCTTTGGGTTTGTACTTCCGCTAGTCTTAGTCTTGATTCTG
It includes:
- a CDS encoding efflux RND transporter periplasmic adaptor subunit, with the translated sequence MTVSNIEKEKNPLPWIIGAMIGGILLLGGVTYGLLNRPNATSRLDENTVLVSQRPLTLEIRASGVVQPVQSVNISPKNPGILTRLLVDQGTIVQEGQPIAVMENEQLFAQGARAQAQLTEAQASAQETDVRTRADLQVLETRLAQAAASLEEARRRIPLRSEQLRSQLRETESRLRLAEVQTQRNQALLEEGVISQDEFDGIASEYLSLQAQIQEIVQRIQEVETTAEPEIRRLEANVAEIQASIQERQVRGDAELERLQANIQAAQANLKIAEIQFQDTFITAPFDGIVTQKFASEGAFVTPTTSASATSSATSSSIIALARGLEIVAKVPEIDLSQIALGQPVEIVADAYPDQVFQGVVQKIAPEAIVEQNVTSFEVTIAIPEQQEKLLSRMNVEVTFLGEQLNSAVTVPTVAIVTEDGETGVMVPDDNNEPEFRPVTIGISVNDQTQILSGLSAGERVFVDLSN